In Macaca fascicularis isolate 582-1 chromosome X, T2T-MFA8v1.1, one DNA window encodes the following:
- the LOC107128542 gene encoding uncharacterized protein yields MPTQPPPGSGEVRQSPPWRWGPGTDRARVPGPQPPQPGILTGGAAHRVFAAGWRLALGKLAKRNRVPASAGTRRSAPWRPEKKPQRRARTRTAGGGGAQRDPGKDAPGGAGGAGARGGVAEPAESLAADGSAHPRARPRSPGTSAEKAEPNGLPGEREGCCEEGEAANGSPQVVAPAGEPLLSGSLLVSLSVFPNVLAPNSSEAQDWPTPSPAACFAGLHPRIKVPLGSSSSCPQKTLVFVFHCSKFRELS; encoded by the coding sequence ATGCCCACCCAACCTCCTCCCGGCTCAGGTGAGGTACGCCAGTCCCCACCCTGGAGATGGGGCCCTGGTACCGACAGGGCAAGGGTGCCGGGGCCGCAGCCTCCCCAGCCAGGGATACTCACCGGAGGGGCGGCCCACCGCGTCTTCGCAGCCGGCTGGCGCCTGGCACTCGGGAAGCTCGCAAAAAGGAACCGCGTGCCCGCTAGCGCTGGGACGAGGAGGAGCGCGCCGTGGAGGCCAGAGAAAAAGCCGCAGCGGCGCGCGCGCACCCGGACAGCCGGCGGAGGCGGGGCTCAGCGCGATCCCGGAAAAGACGCGCCCGGAGGGGCGGGCGGAGCGGGGGCGCGCGGTGGTGTGGCAGAGCCAGCCGAATCGCTGGCTGCAGACGGCTCGGCCCACCCACGCGCCCGCCCCCGCTCGCCCGGGACGTCAGCCGAAAAGGCGGAGCCGAACGGGCTTCCCGGGGAGAGGGAGGGGTGCTGCGAGGAAGGCGAGGCGGCTAACGGCTCGCCTCAAGTTGTTGCTCCCGCTGGCGAGCCGCTTCTGTCAGGCTCGCTGCTGGTGTCGTTGAGTGTGTTTCCGAATGTCCTTGCGCCTAATAGCAGTGAGGCGCAGGACTGGCCCACGCCCTCACCTGCGGCTTGCTTCGCAGGACTCCACCCCAGGATAAAAGTTCCCCTCGGGTCATCTTCCAGCTGCCCTCAAAAGACACTCGTTTTTGTATTTCACTGCTCCAAGTTTAGAGAGCTATCTTAA